A genomic window from Chlorobium phaeobacteroides DSM 266 includes:
- a CDS encoding LysR family transcriptional regulator, which yields MFDYRLKVFDTVARRLSFTKAAEELCITQPAVTKHIKELEKQFRLRLFERAGNRIALTQGGLMVLKHTSILRDISKQLEYEISMLHESRRGTLNLGASTTIAQYVLPPLLARFHGIYQDVQLHMLNTNTEQIEQALLRKEIEPGIIEGDSKRREINYTPFARDEIVLIGRKKKKYLSISFK from the coding sequence GTGTTTGACTATCGCCTGAAAGTTTTTGACACGGTTGCCCGTCGCCTGAGCTTTACAAAAGCTGCCGAAGAACTATGCATTACACAGCCTGCCGTCACAAAGCATATCAAGGAACTTGAAAAACAGTTCAGGCTTCGGCTGTTTGAGCGCGCCGGCAATAGAATAGCACTGACCCAGGGCGGACTGATGGTTCTCAAACACACATCAATACTGCGCGATATTTCAAAACAACTGGAGTACGAAATCAGTATGCTTCATGAATCCCGCAGAGGAACACTTAACCTTGGCGCAAGCACAACGATCGCCCAATATGTACTTCCGCCTCTTCTTGCTCGCTTTCACGGGATATACCAGGATGTTCAGCTCCATATGCTCAACACCAACACAGAGCAGATTGAACAGGCTCTATTGCGAAAGGAAATCGAACCGGGCATTATCGAAGGAGACTCAAAACGCAGGGAAATCAACTACACACCCTTTGCCCGCGATGAAATTGTTCTGATAGGCAGAAAAAAGAAAAAATATCTCTCTATATCCTTTAAATAA